One segment of Segatella copri DNA contains the following:
- the pulA gene encoding type I pullulanase, giving the protein MNIQKLIIAALTATILPTSLNAQQTFNEMMYSKEKTMFILNAPTAQKSSVTLRLYKQGQGGKAYKTLKMNKLGDERWETTVKGDLKGKFYTFDIGKGETPGTFAKAVGVNGNRGAIVDLYDTDPSGWDKDVRPALKSPADLIVYELHVRDFSISPTSGLKYKGKYLALTEPKAIEYLKNLGINAIHFQPVFDFASIDETRLDKPQFNWGYDPKNYNVPEGSYATDPYSPATRIKEFKEMVMALHKAGIRVIFDAVYNHTFDINGSNFQRTYPDYYYRKTKDGKYSDGSGCGNETASEKPLMRQFMLESVKYWIDEYHIDGFRFDLMGVHDIETMQAIREMVNRIDPSIYIYGEGWSAGSCAYPTEKLAVKANTQQLKGIGAFSDDMRDALRGPFSDDHQGALLAGLTGQEESLKFGIVGGIAHPQVDMTKVNYDKKPWTNNPTEQISYVSCHDDMCLVDRLKASIASLTDKNIPEAIRTAELLRIDKLAQTCVFTSQGVPFILAGEEMLRDKKGVHNSYNSPDSINQFIWTNLQKYPQAFAYYKSLIQLRKNHPAFRLSTGDKVRQHLEFLPSQDANDNKQTCLVGFQLKNLEGIDAWKNIIVIYNFNKEAKKMQIPEGNYTVACCNGIINEEGLGFVSGKEVEVAPQSALILYQK; this is encoded by the coding sequence ATGAATATCCAAAAACTAATAATTGCAGCATTGACAGCAACCATTTTACCAACTTCATTGAATGCGCAGCAGACATTCAATGAGATGATGTATTCCAAGGAGAAAACCATGTTTATCCTGAATGCTCCAACAGCCCAAAAGTCTTCTGTAACCCTCCGACTTTATAAGCAAGGACAGGGAGGAAAGGCTTATAAAACGCTGAAAATGAATAAGTTGGGAGATGAACGCTGGGAGACTACAGTCAAGGGCGACCTCAAGGGAAAGTTCTATACCTTTGATATTGGCAAGGGTGAAACACCAGGTACATTTGCCAAAGCAGTAGGTGTGAACGGAAACCGTGGCGCCATTGTAGATTTGTATGATACCGATCCATCTGGATGGGATAAGGACGTACGTCCTGCCCTGAAATCGCCAGCCGATCTCATTGTCTACGAGCTTCACGTGCGTGATTTCTCCATTTCTCCTACATCTGGTTTGAAATATAAGGGTAAATATCTCGCCCTCACCGAGCCTAAGGCCATCGAATACCTCAAGAATCTGGGCATCAACGCCATCCACTTCCAGCCTGTATTCGATTTCGCTTCTATAGATGAGACCCGACTCGACAAACCACAGTTCAACTGGGGTTATGATCCGAAGAACTATAATGTGCCGGAAGGCAGTTACGCTACCGACCCTTATTCTCCAGCAACCCGTATCAAGGAGTTCAAGGAGATGGTGATGGCGCTGCATAAGGCAGGCATCCGAGTGATTTTTGATGCCGTATATAACCATACTTTCGATATCAACGGCAGCAATTTCCAGCGTACCTATCCTGATTATTATTATCGCAAGACCAAGGATGGTAAGTATTCTGATGGTTCAGGCTGTGGCAACGAGACTGCTTCTGAAAAGCCTCTCATGCGTCAGTTTATGCTGGAGAGCGTGAAATACTGGATAGACGAATATCATATCGACGGTTTCCGTTTCGACCTGATGGGCGTTCATGACATCGAAACCATGCAGGCTATCCGTGAGATGGTAAACCGCATCGATCCTAGCATCTATATTTATGGTGAGGGATGGAGTGCAGGCAGTTGTGCTTATCCTACCGAGAAACTGGCGGTGAAGGCGAATACCCAGCAGCTCAAGGGTATCGGTGCTTTCAGCGATGATATGCGCGATGCGCTCCGTGGTCCTTTCTCTGATGACCATCAGGGTGCGCTCCTGGCTGGTCTTACTGGTCAGGAGGAGAGTCTGAAGTTCGGTATTGTGGGTGGCATTGCCCATCCGCAGGTGGATATGACAAAGGTGAACTATGACAAGAAGCCTTGGACCAACAATCCTACCGAGCAGATCAGTTATGTAAGCTGCCACGACGATATGTGTCTGGTAGACCGTCTGAAGGCAAGCATTGCATCTCTTACCGACAAGAATATCCCTGAAGCGATACGTACTGCCGAGTTGCTCCGCATCGATAAGCTTGCGCAGACCTGCGTCTTCACTTCACAGGGTGTTCCTTTCATCCTTGCCGGCGAAGAAATGCTCCGCGACAAGAAGGGAGTACACAACAGCTATAATTCTCCTGACAGCATCAACCAGTTTATCTGGACCAATCTGCAGAAATATCCGCAGGCGTTTGCTTATTACAAGAGTCTGATCCAGCTCCGCAAGAATCATCCAGCCTTCCGTCTTTCTACAGGCGATAAGGTACGTCAGCATCTGGAGTTCCTGCCTAGTCAGGATGCCAATGACAACAAGCAGACTTGCCTCGTAGGTTTCCAGCTCAAGAATCTGGAGGGCATTGATGCTTGGAAGAACATCATCGTGATCTATAACTTCAATAAGGAGGCAAAGAAGATGCAGATTCCTGAGGGTAATTATACCGTGGCTTGCTGCAATGGTATAATCAATGAGGAAGGCTTAGGCTTTGTTTCGGGAAAGGAAGTTGAGGTTGCCCCTCAGTCAGCCTTGATTCTTTATCAGAAATAG
- a CDS encoding glycoside hydrolase family 13 protein: MKKIIASLVLMGSAISMNAAVNVSRIEPTDWYVGMKDASLQLMVYGKDIKNADVTVDYPGVKVDSIARLDSPNYLLVYLNLNGAKAGEMTLNFKQGKQSKKVKYVLKNREMAGDKRIGFSNEDVLYMLMPDRFANGNLKNDAFKTMRDKTCNRAEPSLRHGGDLEGIRQHLDYFNQLGVTALWFTPVLENDSPSNGKNSSYHGYATTNYYRVDPRFGTNADYKQLIDEAHKKGLKIVMDMIFNHCGFEHPWVADMPSKDWFNKPEWLAPENQTAEHQKNIGTVDGAAKVNDKYLQTSYKLTPVLDPYASKVDLTETVDGWFVPTMPDLNQRNPHVIKYLIQNSEWWIESAGIDGIRMDTYPYADRDAMAHWMKVLGEEYPHFNTVGETWVTEPAYTAAWQKDSKLSEKNSYLPTVMDFAFFDRINSAKKEETDDWWNGMNRLYNVFCYDYLYPNPKSVMAFIENHDTDRFLGEGKDTLALKQALSLLLTINRTPQLYYGTEVLMNGTKSVTDGNVRKDFPGGWAGDKHNAFTAEGRTQAENQMFNWLSNLLHWRQGNEVITKGKQTQFCPQKGVYVIARQYKGKNVMTVINGKNEANELNVSRYAEIIGSHDKATDVTNGRTILINKNVKLRPRQSMILEF, encoded by the coding sequence ATGAAAAAGATAATAGCTTCATTAGTGCTTATGGGTAGCGCAATAAGTATGAACGCGGCAGTTAACGTAAGCCGCATTGAACCTACCGACTGGTATGTGGGCATGAAAGATGCTTCGCTCCAGTTGATGGTGTATGGCAAGGATATCAAGAATGCCGATGTAACGGTAGACTATCCGGGTGTAAAGGTAGACAGCATCGCCCGCCTTGATTCTCCTAATTATCTTCTGGTTTATCTTAACCTCAATGGAGCAAAGGCTGGAGAGATGACCCTCAACTTCAAGCAGGGCAAACAGTCGAAGAAGGTGAAGTATGTGTTGAAGAATCGTGAGATGGCGGGCGATAAGCGCATCGGTTTCTCTAATGAAGATGTGCTCTATATGCTGATGCCAGACCGTTTCGCCAACGGCAATCTGAAGAATGATGCCTTTAAGACGATGCGTGATAAGACTTGCAACCGTGCAGAGCCTAGTCTGCGACATGGTGGCGACCTGGAGGGAATCCGCCAGCACTTGGATTATTTTAACCAGTTGGGTGTAACCGCTCTGTGGTTTACCCCGGTTTTGGAGAACGACAGTCCAAGTAACGGCAAGAACAGCAGTTATCATGGTTATGCTACCACCAATTATTATCGTGTAGACCCACGTTTCGGAACCAATGCCGATTATAAGCAGCTGATAGATGAGGCTCACAAGAAAGGTTTGAAGATTGTGATGGATATGATTTTCAACCATTGCGGCTTCGAGCATCCTTGGGTTGCCGATATGCCATCTAAAGACTGGTTTAATAAACCAGAATGGCTGGCTCCTGAAAATCAGACTGCCGAGCATCAGAAGAACATCGGTACGGTGGATGGCGCTGCTAAGGTGAACGATAAGTATCTGCAGACCAGTTATAAGCTGACTCCGGTACTTGACCCATACGCCAGCAAGGTTGATCTCACAGAAACCGTAGACGGCTGGTTTGTTCCAACTATGCCTGACCTCAACCAGCGCAACCCACACGTTATCAAGTATCTGATTCAGAACAGCGAGTGGTGGATAGAGAGCGCTGGTATCGACGGCATCCGTATGGATACCTATCCTTATGCCGACCGCGATGCAATGGCACACTGGATGAAGGTGCTGGGCGAGGAGTATCCTCACTTCAATACCGTAGGCGAGACTTGGGTAACCGAACCTGCCTATACTGCAGCCTGGCAGAAGGACAGCAAACTTTCTGAGAAGAACAGCTATCTGCCAACCGTTATGGATTTCGCCTTCTTCGACCGCATCAACAGTGCAAAGAAAGAGGAGACCGATGACTGGTGGAACGGCATGAACCGTCTCTACAATGTATTCTGCTATGATTATCTCTATCCTAATCCAAAGAGCGTAATGGCATTCATCGAGAATCATGATACCGACCGCTTCCTGGGTGAAGGCAAGGATACCCTGGCTCTGAAGCAAGCGCTGTCATTGCTTCTTACCATCAACCGCACTCCTCAGCTCTATTATGGTACAGAGGTGCTGATGAACGGTACCAAGAGTGTAACCGATGGCAATGTACGCAAGGACTTCCCTGGCGGTTGGGCTGGTGATAAGCACAATGCCTTTACTGCCGAAGGTAGAACACAGGCAGAAAACCAGATGTTCAACTGGCTCAGCAACCTGTTGCACTGGCGTCAGGGCAATGAAGTGATTACCAAGGGCAAGCAGACCCAGTTCTGTCCTCAGAAGGGTGTTTACGTAATTGCCCGCCAGTATAAGGGTAAGAATGTGATGACGGTTATTAACGGCAAGAACGAGGCAAACGAGCTGAATGTTTCCCGTTATGCAGAGATTATCGGTTCTCATGATAAGGCTACGGATGTTACAAACGGTCGCACCATTCTTATCAACAAGAACGTGAAGCTCCGTCCTCGCCAGAGCATGATTCTTGAGTTCTAA
- a CDS encoding DUF6722 family protein translates to MDEEIGKWLLDISKYIITAYILSQMFGKDNDSWWSFIGAVLLAVLLFALGYYLIKKGKDKNKKGK, encoded by the coding sequence ATGGATGAAGAAATAGGCAAATGGCTATTAGATATATCCAAGTATATAATTACTGCTTATATCTTATCGCAAATGTTTGGTAAAGATAATGATTCCTGGTGGTCATTTATTGGTGCAGTCTTATTGGCTGTTCTATTGTTTGCATTGGGATATTATTTAATTAAAAAAGGAAAAGATAAAAATAAGAAAGGGAAGTAA
- a CDS encoding two-component regulator propeller domain-containing protein, with amino-acid sequence MIRYILSIISILFITLSSWAQGGLPSRYNVSYLNMAAGMPNNFADDIFQDSYGFVWISTHGGGLVRYDGFNFMNFGLGSVGISLRSNSCRNVCEDPFKRLWVAFEEGPQVLDLNTMQPVVPPCENSQVEAQLNKVFKNLCTRIYCDAKGNIWMLSFNQLTRFGFNEKGEVNSVLSTSYPYNAPDLGICDVYRRGTVVLCNNGVVSEFSVKNNQLVAKNISSLFPLLEGRYGGALIYYHGKIWMGTNRGLFNSGKQEFHCSATDHSLQHEVVTSLAVSPDDKLLVGTLCGVDIFNDKTGEIEHWNTATAVNPLSSNFINSLFSKNGQIWVGSETGGVIKLAPRQLNLEFYRHDPANPGSISPNAVNSMYAAADGTLWVGTVEGGLNALTPGSMNFVHYTVANSGLPHNTVSVLAADNRNQLWIGTWGRGFAVMNLSQPGKIIPLVVDAKHQHLLNFAGALTYDPINDGMWLGTNDGLFFYDMKRRQLIEPFRGCQNVRGCIGSLITRKGKLLMGCVRGMVEVDLKSRAHGKGDFAVTYHQYKLDNPKSGVFDKILSFCQAKDGKIWMGSNGYGLYCYTSDKNGKTQVKSYTTNNGLANNIVKGIVEDNQGMLWIATDNGLSIFNPKTEAFCSFSREDGLISSQFYFNGAIRNAKGEIFLGTDTGMMAVKGINRSVHQTGKLCFTELLVDNQPVFTGSDYLEEDISIARKLRIHESDKSFTLFFSALNYGSESQGVYLYRMKGYENEWVQLKAGQHSVRYSTLPAGDYKFEVKYIPSINSDKEQVISVEVQITPYFWKSWWFVTLIIIGIIALLQYAYVRRLNKMREEEVEALYRPIEAAMKESDEPEKLQSRIQMILQNQKRYQDSQIKSIEADRKMVEETMRPFMEEVMDVMEKNYDNSEFGVQELADALGISRSVLSKNLSKETGLPTAQFIRNYRLDISRKMMADKTSNRNITEIAYRVGFNDPKYFTRCFTKQFGISPTAYKDQLDSQGSDMA; translated from the coding sequence ATGATTAGATACATTCTTTCTATAATAAGCATTCTCTTCATAACCTTGAGCAGTTGGGCGCAAGGTGGGCTGCCTAGTCGCTATAATGTAAGCTATCTCAATATGGCTGCAGGTATGCCGAATAATTTTGCTGATGATATCTTTCAGGATTCCTACGGCTTCGTATGGATCAGTACGCATGGTGGTGGACTGGTGCGCTACGATGGTTTCAATTTCATGAACTTCGGTTTGGGGTCTGTAGGAATCAGTCTGCGAAGCAACAGTTGCCGTAATGTCTGCGAAGATCCGTTCAAGCGCCTTTGGGTGGCTTTCGAAGAAGGTCCGCAGGTGCTCGACCTCAATACTATGCAGCCTGTTGTTCCACCTTGTGAGAACAGCCAGGTAGAGGCACAACTCAACAAAGTATTCAAGAACCTTTGCACCCGAATATATTGTGATGCAAAGGGCAATATATGGATGCTTTCTTTCAACCAGCTTACCCGTTTCGGCTTTAACGAAAAGGGCGAGGTGAACAGCGTCTTGTCTACATCCTATCCTTATAATGCTCCCGACCTCGGAATCTGTGATGTCTATCGCAGAGGAACGGTTGTATTATGCAACAATGGAGTGGTGAGCGAGTTTTCTGTGAAGAACAATCAGCTTGTGGCAAAGAACATCTCATCCCTGTTCCCTCTGCTCGAAGGTCGGTATGGGGGGGCGCTTATTTATTATCATGGCAAGATATGGATGGGTACGAATCGCGGATTGTTTAATAGTGGCAAGCAGGAATTCCATTGCTCTGCTACCGACCATTCGCTCCAGCACGAAGTAGTGACGAGCCTTGCCGTTTCTCCAGATGACAAACTTCTGGTAGGAACGCTCTGTGGCGTAGATATCTTCAATGATAAGACCGGAGAGATAGAACATTGGAACACTGCTACGGCTGTGAATCCGCTGAGCAGCAACTTTATCAACAGTCTTTTCTCAAAGAACGGACAGATATGGGTAGGCTCTGAGACGGGTGGTGTTATCAAACTGGCTCCACGTCAGCTGAATTTGGAATTCTACCGTCACGACCCCGCCAACCCGGGCAGTATCTCTCCCAACGCCGTCAATTCCATGTATGCGGCAGCCGACGGAACCCTGTGGGTAGGAACAGTAGAGGGAGGTCTCAATGCCTTGACTCCAGGCAGCATGAACTTTGTTCATTATACGGTGGCAAATTCCGGTTTGCCGCATAATACCGTCTCGGTTCTTGCAGCTGATAACCGCAATCAACTCTGGATTGGTACCTGGGGAAGGGGTTTTGCAGTGATGAATCTCAGTCAGCCGGGCAAGATTATTCCTCTGGTGGTTGATGCTAAGCATCAGCATTTACTCAACTTTGCCGGTGCTTTGACTTACGATCCTATCAATGATGGTATGTGGCTCGGCACCAATGACGGTCTCTTCTTCTATGATATGAAGCGCCGCCAACTCATAGAACCTTTCAGGGGATGCCAGAATGTGCGCGGCTGCATTGGCTCTCTGATAACCCGAAAGGGCAAACTCCTGATGGGTTGTGTGCGGGGAATGGTAGAGGTCGACCTCAAGTCGCGTGCTCATGGCAAGGGCGATTTCGCTGTGACGTATCATCAGTATAAACTCGACAATCCGAAGAGTGGAGTCTTCGATAAGATATTGTCTTTCTGCCAGGCTAAGGATGGAAAGATATGGATGGGCAGTAACGGCTACGGTCTGTATTGCTATACCAGCGATAAAAACGGAAAGACTCAAGTGAAGTCGTATACCACCAATAACGGACTTGCCAACAATATCGTGAAGGGTATTGTAGAGGATAACCAGGGTATGTTGTGGATAGCTACCGATAACGGACTCTCTATCTTCAATCCGAAGACCGAGGCATTCTGCAGTTTCTCCCGTGAAGACGGTCTGATTAGTTCGCAGTTCTATTTCAATGGAGCCATCCGCAATGCCAAGGGCGAGATATTCCTGGGCACCGATACGGGTATGATGGCTGTAAAGGGCATAAACCGTTCTGTGCATCAGACGGGTAAGTTGTGCTTTACCGAACTTCTGGTAGATAACCAGCCTGTTTTTACTGGCAGCGATTATCTGGAAGAAGACATTTCTATTGCCAGAAAGTTGCGTATCCATGAGAGTGATAAGTCGTTCACCCTCTTTTTCTCAGCGCTCAATTATGGCAGCGAGAGTCAGGGTGTATATCTCTATCGCATGAAGGGATACGAGAATGAGTGGGTTCAACTCAAGGCTGGTCAGCATAGTGTGCGTTATTCCACTCTGCCAGCTGGAGACTATAAGTTTGAGGTGAAATATATCCCATCTATCAATTCCGACAAGGAGCAGGTGATCTCTGTAGAAGTTCAGATTACTCCTTATTTCTGGAAGAGCTGGTGGTTTGTTACCCTTATTATAATAGGTATCATCGCCTTGCTCCAATATGCTTATGTGCGCCGTCTCAACAAGATGCGCGAAGAGGAAGTTGAGGCTTTGTACCGTCCTATCGAGGCTGCGATGAAGGAAAGTGATGAACCTGAAAAGCTGCAGAGTCGCATCCAGATGATTCTGCAGAACCAGAAGCGTTATCAGGACAGTCAGATAAAGAGCATTGAGGCTGACAGGAAGATGGTAGAGGAGACTATGCGTCCATTCATGGAAGAAGTGATGGATGTGATGGAGAAGAATTACGATAATTCGGAGTTTGGTGTACAGGAACTGGCAGATGCCTTGGGTATATCCCGCAGTGTACTGAGCAAGAATCTCTCCAAGGAGACAGGTTTGCCAACAGCCCAGTTTATCCGCAACTACCGTCTCGACATCTCGCGCAAGATGATGGCTGATAAAACTTCCAACCGAAATATCACGGAGATAGCCTACCGTGTAGGCTTCAACGATCCGAAGTATTTCACCCGTTGCTTCACCAAGCAGTTTGGCATCTCGCCGACTGCATATAAGGATCAGTTGGATTCTCAGGGTTCAGATATGGCATAG
- a CDS encoding SusC/RagA family TonB-linked outer membrane protein has translation MNNNILHKLFLTLTLVLLTLGASAQVTVSGNVSDESGEPIIGATVMEALTTNGVVTDFDGNFKIQVKNENATLKISYIGMVAQNIRVGNQRNIKVVLKDESQKINEVVVVGYGHQKKESVVGAISQVSSDDLLNTPTANVTQAIAGKIPGVVTTQVSGAPGADDATINIRGRATFAGDGAPLVMVDGVERAFSQVAPDDIESISVLKDASATAVYGVRGANGVILVTTKRGKDMKPEVSLTSNFMWGTPTRKPHYLNSYDSVTLLEEALKNDGLPSQYSASDIEMYRKSCAGELIGADALLYPNVDWYDEVLNNWAPSQRYNVSVRGGTKRMHYYVSGEIYNQGSLIKNLSQDTYGNSSSPGYNRYAFRANMDFFLSKDLTFSVNFGTRFENRHGSNTNESSTNYDIFARINHTPGWIFPVSYEVQNGETTKTLYGGTAVYQDNVVAALAKGGYYRGTNTINETNFIADYKMDWLTPGLSARGMVSFDYDSYYKKTFGAAFATYELNDRNNFTSADAYTKYNVDGDLAYSKGSSTTYKLYMEGQINYARKFGKHDVTGMVLYNQNDYRYNSDLAKRYQGLVGRVTYGYDDKYLAEVNVGYNGSENFLKGKRFGFFPAFSLGWRVTQEEFMKPTENWLNNLKIRASYGEVGNDVYTVGGVAQRFLYEEKWNQISNDYYFGNTGKTGIFESQYPNYGVTWERAKKFNVGLEFGLFNGMLTGNFDYFVENRNDILTEYLSRPQWVGVTMAAGNLGKTQNKGYELELHHFNHIGKDFTYNIGATFSHAANKIKNMDEPAYKTAYRKREGHPINQYFGLVCEGFVTQADLDNPNFPVSTYGNVKVGDLKYKDMNNDGFIDDRDETFIGYSDIPENTYALTLGANYKGIGFEVMFQGVDHVSRYYDSDAMFAFQNNGKVKDIHLNRWNPAKSEAENLATAEYPLLHYGSNGDHNQRQNSFFLKNGSFVRLKNIELSYTFPKELIKHVGMSNARFYINANNLFTWDHLDDLVDPESNGSNRYPLLKTVNVGFNVVF, from the coding sequence ATGAACAATAACATATTGCATAAGTTATTCTTGACCCTGACACTGGTGCTCCTTACTTTAGGAGCATCAGCACAGGTTACCGTATCAGGTAATGTGTCAGATGAATCGGGTGAGCCTATCATCGGTGCTACTGTTATGGAAGCATTGACAACCAATGGTGTTGTTACAGACTTCGACGGTAACTTTAAGATTCAGGTGAAGAACGAGAACGCTACTTTGAAAATCTCTTATATCGGTATGGTTGCTCAGAACATCCGTGTAGGCAATCAGCGTAATATCAAGGTGGTTCTCAAGGACGAAAGTCAGAAAATCAATGAGGTCGTAGTCGTTGGTTACGGTCATCAGAAGAAAGAGAGTGTCGTAGGTGCTATCTCTCAGGTTAGTTCAGACGACCTCTTGAATACCCCTACAGCCAACGTTACACAGGCTATTGCCGGTAAGATTCCTGGTGTCGTAACAACCCAGGTATCTGGTGCTCCTGGTGCCGATGATGCTACCATCAACATCCGTGGTCGTGCAACCTTCGCTGGCGATGGTGCTCCTTTGGTCATGGTAGATGGTGTAGAGCGTGCTTTCTCTCAGGTGGCTCCTGATGATATCGAGAGCATCTCTGTATTGAAGGATGCTTCTGCTACAGCCGTTTATGGTGTGCGTGGTGCGAATGGTGTCATCCTCGTTACTACCAAGCGTGGTAAGGATATGAAGCCAGAGGTTAGTTTGACCAGCAACTTCATGTGGGGTACTCCAACCCGTAAGCCTCACTACTTGAACTCTTACGACTCTGTTACTCTCCTTGAGGAGGCTCTGAAGAACGATGGTCTTCCATCACAGTATTCGGCTTCTGACATCGAGATGTACCGCAAGAGCTGTGCCGGCGAATTGATAGGTGCTGATGCGCTTCTCTATCCTAATGTAGACTGGTATGATGAGGTGCTCAACAACTGGGCTCCATCTCAGCGCTATAATGTAAGTGTACGTGGTGGTACGAAGCGTATGCACTACTATGTATCTGGTGAAATCTACAACCAGGGTTCTCTGATCAAGAACCTCAGCCAGGATACCTACGGCAACTCTTCAAGCCCTGGTTACAACCGTTACGCTTTCCGTGCCAACATGGACTTCTTCCTCTCTAAGGATTTGACATTCAGCGTAAACTTCGGTACACGTTTCGAGAACCGTCATGGTTCTAACACCAACGAGAGTTCTACCAACTATGATATCTTCGCACGTATCAACCATACTCCAGGTTGGATCTTCCCAGTATCTTATGAGGTACAGAATGGTGAGACAACCAAGACTCTCTATGGTGGTACAGCCGTATATCAGGACAACGTAGTGGCTGCCCTTGCCAAGGGTGGATACTATCGCGGAACCAATACCATCAATGAGACCAACTTCATCGCAGACTACAAGATGGACTGGTTGACTCCTGGTCTTTCTGCCCGCGGTATGGTTTCGTTCGACTACGACTCATATTACAAGAAGACATTCGGAGCTGCTTTTGCAACTTACGAATTGAACGACCGTAACAACTTTACAAGTGCAGATGCTTATACCAAATATAATGTAGACGGCGACCTGGCTTACTCTAAGGGCTCTTCTACTACTTACAAGCTCTATATGGAGGGTCAGATCAACTACGCCCGCAAGTTTGGTAAGCACGATGTTACCGGTATGGTACTTTACAACCAGAACGACTACCGTTACAATTCAGACCTGGCTAAGCGCTATCAGGGTCTCGTAGGTCGTGTAACTTACGGTTATGATGACAAGTATTTGGCTGAGGTTAACGTTGGTTACAACGGATCAGAGAACTTCCTCAAGGGCAAACGCTTCGGTTTCTTCCCAGCATTCTCACTCGGTTGGCGTGTAACTCAGGAAGAGTTTATGAAGCCAACAGAAAACTGGTTGAACAACCTGAAGATCCGTGCATCTTACGGTGAGGTTGGTAACGACGTTTATACCGTAGGTGGTGTGGCTCAGCGCTTCCTCTATGAGGAGAAGTGGAACCAGATTTCCAACGATTACTACTTCGGTAATACTGGTAAAACCGGTATTTTCGAGAGCCAGTATCCTAACTATGGTGTAACATGGGAGCGTGCCAAGAAGTTCAACGTAGGTTTGGAGTTTGGCTTGTTCAACGGTATGCTGACCGGTAACTTCGACTACTTCGTTGAGAACCGTAACGATATCCTGACCGAGTACTTGAGCCGTCCACAGTGGGTAGGTGTAACGATGGCAGCCGGAAACCTCGGTAAGACCCAGAACAAGGGTTACGAGTTGGAGCTCCATCACTTCAACCACATCGGTAAGGACTTCACCTATAATATCGGTGCAACCTTCTCTCATGCAGCCAACAAGATCAAGAATATGGATGAGCCTGCTTACAAGACCGCTTACCGCAAGCGCGAAGGTCACCCAATCAACCAGTACTTCGGTCTGGTATGCGAGGGCTTCGTAACACAGGCCGACTTGGATAATCCTAACTTCCCTGTATCAACCTACGGAAACGTAAAGGTTGGTGACCTGAAGTACAAGGATATGAATAACGATGGCTTCATCGATGACCGTGATGAGACATTCATCGGCTACAGCGATATTCCAGAGAACACATACGCTCTGACACTCGGCGCCAACTATAAGGGCATCGGTTTCGAAGTAATGTTCCAGGGTGTAGACCATGTATCCCGTTACTACGACAGCGATGCGATGTTCGCCTTCCAGAACAACGGTAAGGTAAAGGATATCCACCTGAACCGCTGGAACCCTGCAAAGAGCGAGGCAGAGAACCTGGCAACAGCAGAATATCCATTGCTCCATTACGGAAGCAACGGTGACCACAACCAGCGCCAGAACTCATTCTTCCTGAAGAACGGTTCATTCGTCCGTCTGAAGAACATCGAGTTGAGCTATACATTCCCTAAGGAGTTGATCAAGCATGTCGGTATGAGCAATGCCCGCTTCTACATCAATGCCAACAACCTCTTTACATGGGATCATCTCGACGACTTGGTTGACCCAGAGAGCAACGGTTCAAACCGTTACCCACTCTTGAAGACCGTCAACGTAGGTTTCAATGTCGTATTCTAA